The proteins below come from a single Paludibacter jiangxiensis genomic window:
- a CDS encoding S9 family peptidase — MFRITSLLVLLLSCCFSSFAQNTSDDSFLRQIVSGHFRPKQIQELRSMRNGEFYTQMSDSGKLVLKYSFKTGRVVDTLFNIRRVINCPIKYIEGYELDSAEVKMLVYLNSKKTYRRAFAADYYVYDIKRRNMKPVSEGGPQQAATFSPNGRMVVFARNNNLYLNKLDYGTEIAMTKDGEENKIINGMPDWLYEEEFDCTKLFVWSPDSKLVAFVRLDLNNVQSYSYIRYKGSNPEFANAAEYPEVVTFKYSKAGTPIPQASVQVYDTYYKTIKKMNLGSDLDAYYPKLVWGNKMEELAIPKFGRDQTRLELFFANPRSTVSKLILTDKSSSYVDYENLNYFRFLPDGHHFTFVSEKDGYRHAYLYNTNGVLAQQLTKGKFDVTNFYGYDEVKRASYFQAAEVSSTGRDIYTVDAKGIMKRLSNGKGSHSATFSNDFSYFIDQSSSWNSPDEFVLYNHLGQPVRTLEANSALKKDFAALGLPKKEPFTCTAADGTPLNGWIVKPVNAGNGAKLPVLLVQYSGPDSQEATDKWKVDWEYYLASNGYAVVCVDGRGTAARGERFRKCTYEQLGNIESQDQIAVAKYVGTLPFADKSRIGIWGWSYGGFMTLMCMTTSDVFKAGVSVAPVTDWHFYDAAYTERFMKTPQENEDGYTKNSPLNNAANLQGSLLIVCGLADDNVHPQNTFEFVEKLVQANKQFEMQTYTNRNHSIYGGNTRFHLYKRMTDFLKKNL, encoded by the coding sequence ATGTTTCGTATTACTTCTCTGTTAGTGTTACTTCTTTCGTGCTGTTTCTCTTCTTTCGCACAAAACACTTCCGATGATAGCTTTCTGCGTCAAATTGTTTCCGGACATTTTAGACCGAAACAAATTCAGGAACTGCGCTCGATGCGTAATGGCGAATTTTACACTCAGATGTCGGATTCCGGCAAACTGGTGTTGAAATATAGTTTCAAAACAGGTCGGGTAGTCGATACTTTGTTTAATATCAGACGCGTTATCAATTGTCCGATCAAATATATTGAAGGATATGAACTGGACTCTGCAGAAGTAAAGATGCTGGTGTATCTCAATTCAAAGAAAACCTACCGTCGCGCTTTTGCCGCTGATTATTACGTGTACGACATCAAGCGTCGTAATATGAAGCCGGTTTCGGAAGGAGGGCCGCAACAAGCTGCAACTTTCTCTCCAAACGGGCGGATGGTGGTATTTGCCAGAAATAATAATCTTTACCTCAATAAACTGGATTATGGGACTGAAATTGCCATGACCAAAGATGGTGAAGAAAATAAGATAATCAACGGGATGCCCGATTGGTTGTACGAAGAAGAGTTTGATTGTACCAAATTGTTTGTCTGGTCGCCTGATAGTAAACTGGTGGCCTTTGTACGGCTTGATTTGAATAATGTGCAGAGCTATAGCTACATTCGTTACAAAGGTTCTAATCCTGAGTTTGCGAATGCGGCAGAATATCCGGAAGTGGTAACGTTTAAATATTCCAAAGCCGGGACTCCCATTCCTCAGGCAAGTGTTCAGGTGTACGATACATACTACAAGACCATTAAGAAAATGAATCTTGGCAGTGATTTGGATGCATATTATCCGAAGCTCGTGTGGGGCAACAAGATGGAAGAACTGGCTATCCCAAAATTTGGCAGAGATCAGACCAGACTGGAGCTGTTTTTTGCCAATCCGCGTTCTACGGTTTCAAAATTAATCCTGACCGATAAAAGTAGTTCGTACGTTGATTATGAGAATCTGAATTACTTCCGCTTTTTACCCGATGGACACCATTTTACATTTGTGAGCGAAAAGGATGGCTACCGTCATGCCTATCTGTATAATACCAACGGCGTTTTGGCTCAACAGCTGACTAAGGGAAAATTCGATGTGACAAACTTTTACGGATATGATGAGGTGAAGAGGGCTAGTTATTTTCAGGCTGCAGAGGTTTCATCAACAGGAAGGGATATTTATACAGTTGACGCCAAAGGAATTATGAAGCGACTTTCCAATGGAAAAGGCTCGCATTCTGCAACCTTCAGTAACGATTTCTCGTATTTTATCGATCAGTCTTCATCATGGAATTCTCCTGATGAGTTCGTGTTGTACAATCATTTGGGACAGCCGGTTAGAACTCTGGAAGCCAATTCGGCGCTTAAAAAAGATTTTGCGGCACTTGGTCTTCCTAAAAAGGAACCGTTTACCTGCACTGCTGCCGACGGAACACCGTTGAACGGTTGGATTGTAAAACCGGTTAATGCCGGAAATGGAGCAAAATTGCCGGTGCTGTTGGTGCAGTATAGCGGACCTGATTCGCAGGAAGCAACCGATAAATGGAAAGTTGACTGGGAATATTATCTTGCATCGAACGGTTACGCCGTGGTATGCGTCGATGGACGTGGCACGGCAGCGCGTGGTGAACGTTTTAGGAAATGCACGTATGAGCAATTGGGTAATATTGAGTCGCAGGATCAGATAGCTGTGGCAAAATATGTGGGTACCTTGCCTTTTGCCGATAAATCGAGAATTGGGATCTGGGGCTGGAGTTATGGCGGATTTATGACTCTGATGTGTATGACAACGAGTGATGTATTCAAAGCCGGGGTTTCTGTTGCTCCTGTAACAGACTGGCACTTCTATGATGCCGCATACACAGAGCGTTTTATGAAGACTCCACAAGAAAATGAAGATGGGTATACTAAAAACTCTCCTTTAAATAATGCAGCGAACTTACAGGGAAGCTTGTTGATTGTTTGTGGCTTGGCAGACGACAACGTGCATCCTCAAAATACTTTTGAATTTGTAGAAAAGCTGGTACAGGCTAATAAGCAATTTGAAATGCAGACCTACACCAACCGTAATCATAGTATTTATGGGGGCAATACCCGCTTCCATCTTTATAAAAGAATGACAGATTTCCTGAAGAAAAATTTGTAA
- a CDS encoding ribonuclease HII yields MSRNSIGHTKLAPFLLADCNEAGCDEAGRGCLAGPVFAAAVILPPDYDNDVLNDSKQLSEKVRYQLRPEIEQSAVAWAVGIVSAEEIDQINILNASILAMHRAVDQLILRPGHLIIDGNRFKKYRDIPHQCIVKGDGKYLSIAAASVLAKTYRDDYMNAIHQDFPAYNWLSNKGYPTAKHRDAIREFGITPHHRKSFRLLENQTSLEF; encoded by the coding sequence ATGTCAAGAAACAGCATAGGACATACAAAGCTAGCTCCTTTTCTGTTAGCTGATTGTAACGAAGCAGGATGTGACGAGGCCGGGCGTGGATGCCTGGCCGGTCCTGTTTTTGCGGCAGCTGTAATTTTACCTCCCGATTATGACAACGATGTTTTGAATGACTCAAAACAGTTGTCCGAGAAAGTGCGCTATCAACTCCGTCCCGAAATTGAACAGAGCGCTGTTGCATGGGCTGTCGGTATTGTTTCTGCAGAGGAAATTGATCAGATCAATATTCTGAATGCTTCGATTCTAGCAATGCATAGGGCTGTCGATCAACTGATATTACGACCCGGACATCTCATTATTGATGGTAATCGTTTCAAAAAATACAGAGATATTCCTCATCAGTGCATTGTGAAGGGTGATGGCAAATACCTTTCAATAGCGGCTGCGTCAGTTCTGGCAAAGACGTATCGTGATGATTATATGAATGCTATTCATCAGGATTTCCCTGCTTATAACTGGCTGTCAAATAAAGGTTATCCTACCGCTAAGCATCGTGATGCCATTCGTGAATTCGGCATTACACCTCATCACCGGAAAAGTTTTCGTTTGCTCGAAAACCAGACTTCTCTTGAATTTTAA
- a CDS encoding NAD(P)/FAD-dependent oxidoreductase: MTTICNIPPAKDKKRVVIIGGGFGGLKVATTLDPKYFQIVLLDKRNYHQFQPLFYQVATSGLEPSTISFPFRKVLQKRPDLHFRLCEALSVDTELSCVETTIGRVRYDYLVVATGCDTNFFGNQKLKESSLVLKSTTEAINMRNEIIFSLERAASTADTEEREKLLNFVVVGGGATGVELAGALAEMRKFVLPKDYPDFKVQRMRIYLVDGLNRLLNAFSEKASKEALEHLTKLHVDVILGATVTSYENDQVQLSNGESIKTKNLIWVAGVRGNSIKGFEKELYGRGNRIVVNEFNQVNGFKNVFAIGDTALVTTQDTPNGHPQVAQPAIQQGINVANNLNKFEADGTAFKPFKYVDKGSLATIGRNSAVAELPYARFRGFLAWVLWLFVHIMTIVGVKNRLLVFINWMWSYITYDQSLRLLLKDEVPESEGKETCQETCQETA, from the coding sequence ATGACTACCATTTGTAACATTCCTCCAGCGAAAGACAAGAAACGTGTTGTTATTATTGGCGGTGGCTTTGGTGGCCTGAAAGTGGCTACAACATTGGATCCAAAGTATTTTCAGATTGTTTTGCTTGATAAGCGGAACTATCATCAGTTTCAGCCTTTGTTTTATCAGGTTGCTACTTCGGGTCTTGAACCAAGTACAATATCGTTTCCTTTTCGTAAAGTGCTACAAAAGAGACCAGATTTACACTTTCGCTTATGTGAAGCTTTGAGTGTGGATACAGAACTGAGCTGTGTTGAAACGACTATCGGTCGTGTTCGCTATGATTATCTGGTTGTGGCAACCGGCTGTGATACCAATTTCTTTGGAAATCAAAAACTGAAAGAGTCAAGCCTGGTCTTGAAATCGACGACAGAGGCTATTAATATGCGGAACGAAATTATTTTCTCACTGGAACGTGCAGCAAGTACGGCTGACACGGAAGAACGTGAAAAATTGCTCAATTTCGTTGTTGTTGGTGGTGGTGCTACAGGTGTGGAATTGGCAGGAGCTCTTGCTGAAATGCGGAAGTTCGTATTACCCAAAGATTACCCGGACTTCAAGGTGCAACGTATGCGTATCTATTTGGTGGATGGTCTGAATCGTTTGCTGAACGCATTTTCGGAAAAAGCGTCAAAAGAAGCTTTGGAGCACCTCACCAAGCTTCATGTGGACGTTATTCTTGGAGCAACGGTAACTTCGTATGAAAACGATCAAGTGCAGCTAAGCAATGGAGAATCTATCAAAACAAAGAACCTTATTTGGGTTGCCGGTGTTAGGGGTAACAGTATTAAAGGTTTCGAGAAAGAATTATATGGCCGGGGTAATCGTATTGTAGTAAACGAATTTAATCAGGTCAATGGATTTAAGAATGTGTTCGCTATCGGTGATACGGCTCTTGTTACTACACAGGATACTCCAAATGGTCATCCACAGGTGGCACAACCGGCTATACAGCAGGGAATAAATGTGGCAAATAACCTGAATAAGTTTGAGGCTGACGGAACTGCATTTAAGCCCTTCAAATATGTAGATAAAGGATCTCTTGCAACGATTGGTCGTAATTCGGCTGTGGCTGAGTTACCTTACGCCCGGTTCCGTGGCTTTTTGGCCTGGGTGCTGTGGTTGTTTGTGCATATTATGACCATTGTTGGCGTAAAAAACCGTTTGTTGGTATTTATTAACTGGATGTGGAGCTATATCACATATGACCAGTCGCTGCGTCTTTTGTTGAAAGATGAAGTGCCAGAAAGTGAAGGTAAAGAAACATGTCAAGAAACATGTCAAGAAACAGCATAG
- a CDS encoding YiiX/YebB-like N1pC/P60 family cysteine hydrolase has protein sequence MKRFVVFQPFLLFLFITGSCFAQQKNFATLVKEGDIVFQHLNGGELGRAIDKVTRGYRGRDYNHCGLVVRVGDSLIVVEAIGKNVHLTTIKEFEGRCSETDLLVGRLKPKFSSLIVKAEKAALALQGVPYDDYFEMDNGRLYCSELIYEAFKMANDGKPFFVLKPMTFKDPDTGKLFPSWVEYYKNLNFSIPQGKPGINPGLLSHSSRLILISVSE, from the coding sequence GTGAAAAGATTTGTTGTTTTTCAACCTTTCCTTTTGTTCTTATTTATAACTGGAAGTTGTTTTGCTCAGCAAAAGAACTTTGCAACTCTGGTGAAGGAAGGTGATATTGTTTTTCAGCATCTGAATGGTGGTGAGCTGGGGCGTGCCATTGATAAAGTGACGCGTGGATACAGAGGGCGGGATTATAATCATTGCGGATTGGTTGTCAGGGTGGGGGATTCGTTGATAGTGGTTGAGGCGATCGGTAAAAATGTTCACCTTACAACCATTAAGGAATTTGAAGGAAGGTGTTCGGAGACTGATTTGCTTGTCGGTAGATTGAAGCCGAAATTTAGTTCTTTGATAGTTAAAGCGGAAAAAGCAGCACTTGCTTTGCAGGGAGTGCCTTATGATGACTATTTTGAAATGGATAATGGGCGGCTTTATTGCAGCGAGTTAATCTATGAGGCATTCAAAATGGCTAATGACGGAAAGCCTTTCTTTGTACTGAAACCAATGACTTTTAAAGATCCTGATACAGGAAAGCTTTTCCCTTCGTGGGTAGAATATTATAAAAATCTGAATTTCTCCATTCCTCAGGGAAAACCGGGTATCAATCCGGGCTTGCTTTCCCATTCGTCCAGACTCATTTTAATCTCCGTTTCTGAGTAA
- a CDS encoding alpha/beta hydrolase — protein sequence MRFYVCLIVMVLLGMSGNVSAQHYRMHPTIPTDSSYNAQNELIKNRKKYPEISLVGLGDQSKLSINNDLVYAKYGQREMHLDLVRPKGEKKVPVVVIIHAGGWRSGEKNMDRHIAYELSRNGFATVCVEYRLSMEAKYPAGVQDVKTAIRWVRANAAKNHLAGNKIAIFGTSAGGQLAALIGSENGTVPLYKTNYYKQFSDKVQAVVDMDGVLAFLHPESSEGQDQPGKLSAATLWFGVSPKENPAPFNEASALTHVGKQTAPFLFVNSALPRFHAGRDDMIKKLNALGIYHEVHTIENTPHTFWLFRPWFDEAMPYVVNFLNKTLK from the coding sequence ATGCGTTTCTATGTTTGTTTGATTGTGATGGTACTGCTTGGCATGTCGGGTAATGTTTCTGCACAACATTACCGAATGCATCCAACTATTCCGACCGATAGTTCTTATAATGCTCAGAATGAGTTGATCAAAAACCGCAAAAAATATCCTGAGATATCTTTGGTGGGGTTGGGTGATCAGAGTAAGCTGTCTATCAACAATGATTTGGTGTATGCAAAGTACGGGCAACGCGAAATGCATTTGGATTTGGTACGCCCCAAAGGGGAGAAGAAAGTCCCTGTGGTGGTTATTATTCATGCCGGAGGCTGGCGTTCGGGCGAAAAGAATATGGATCGTCATATTGCGTACGAATTGTCCAGAAATGGGTTTGCAACGGTATGTGTGGAATATCGCTTGTCGATGGAAGCAAAATATCCGGCTGGTGTTCAGGACGTAAAAACTGCTATTCGATGGGTGCGCGCTAATGCAGCTAAAAATCATTTGGCTGGGAATAAAATTGCAATTTTTGGAACTTCGGCCGGAGGTCAACTGGCGGCTTTGATCGGAAGTGAGAATGGTACTGTGCCTTTGTATAAAACAAACTATTACAAGCAATTTTCGGATAAAGTGCAGGCGGTTGTCGATATGGACGGCGTACTTGCTTTTCTGCATCCTGAATCTTCCGAAGGACAGGATCAACCGGGGAAATTATCGGCTGCGACTTTGTGGTTTGGCGTTTCTCCGAAAGAAAATCCGGCTCCCTTCAATGAGGCGTCTGCTCTCACACATGTTGGCAAGCAAACTGCGCCATTCTTGTTTGTGAATAGTGCTTTGCCACGCTTTCATGCCGGCCGTGACGATATGATTAAAAAGCTGAATGCACTCGGCATTTATCACGAAGTGCATACAATTGAAAATACACCCCATACGTTTTGGTTGTTCCGTCCCTGGTTTGATGAGGCAATGCCGTATGTGGTCAATTTTTTGAATAAGACTTTGAAATAA
- a CDS encoding tryptophanase: MDSLSQNSSAVKFYSGENIPLELHKVRIVQKLHLVPIERRLEALYEGGFNTFQLNTTDVFLDMLTDSGTNAMSDKQLSAMMIADDAYAGSQSFIRLQKAVDDVLGKKYLLPVHQGRAAEHILGVAYVKKGSMVPMNYHFTTALAHITECGGQISELLYPEAYKIDSDHPFKGNMNIEALEECIQKHGKDNIPYIRMEASTNLIGGQPFSVQNMRDVRAIADKYGIRLVLDASLLGENAYLVKQREAEFQDKSMAEILLTFTGMADIIYFSARKLSSSRGGGICTNDIKVYKELEALVPLFEGFLTYGGISIREVEAMAVGLYETLDETMISQSPSFIKYLVEEAKKLGIPMITPPGVLGAHVDAMSFCSHIPQTQYPAGALAAAFFLISGVRGMERGSVSNQRDENGNETYADMELLRLAVPRRVFTLSQVKYVIDRLKWLYDNREMIGGLKFYYEPSVLRFFMGKLEPTSDWPQKLVAKFRADFGDSL, encoded by the coding sequence ATGGACTCATTATCACAGAATTCGAGTGCAGTAAAGTTTTATAGCGGAGAAAATATTCCTCTCGAACTGCACAAAGTGCGCATCGTACAAAAACTTCATTTAGTACCTATCGAAAGACGTTTGGAAGCCTTGTACGAAGGTGGCTTTAATACATTCCAACTGAATACAACAGACGTTTTTCTTGATATGTTGACGGATAGCGGTACAAACGCAATGAGCGACAAACAGTTGTCTGCTATGATGATTGCCGATGATGCTTATGCCGGTTCGCAAAGTTTTATCCGTTTGCAAAAAGCGGTCGACGATGTTTTAGGCAAAAAATACTTGCTCCCGGTACACCAGGGTCGTGCTGCTGAGCACATTCTGGGTGTGGCTTATGTGAAAAAAGGGAGCATGGTTCCGATGAACTATCACTTTACTACCGCATTGGCTCACATTACCGAATGTGGTGGACAGATCTCGGAATTGCTGTATCCTGAAGCTTATAAAATTGACTCGGATCACCCCTTTAAGGGCAATATGAATATTGAGGCTTTGGAAGAATGTATTCAAAAACACGGGAAAGATAATATTCCTTACATTCGTATGGAAGCCTCTACCAATCTGATTGGCGGGCAGCCTTTCTCGGTGCAGAATATGCGCGATGTACGTGCAATTGCCGATAAATATGGTATTCGCTTGGTGCTTGATGCAAGTTTGTTGGGCGAAAATGCGTATCTGGTAAAACAACGCGAAGCCGAATTTCAAGATAAGTCGATGGCAGAAATCCTGTTGACATTCACAGGAATGGCCGATATTATCTATTTTTCAGCACGGAAATTAAGCTCATCCCGTGGTGGTGGTATTTGTACCAACGACATAAAAGTATACAAGGAACTTGAAGCTTTAGTTCCTCTCTTTGAAGGCTTCCTGACCTATGGCGGTATTTCTATCCGCGAAGTGGAAGCGATGGCCGTAGGTTTGTACGAAACACTGGATGAAACAATGATTTCGCAAAGTCCATCGTTTATTAAATATCTGGTGGAAGAAGCTAAGAAACTGGGAATCCCGATGATTACACCTCCGGGTGTTTTGGGGGCCCACGTGGATGCTATGTCATTCTGTAGTCATATCCCTCAAACACAATATCCGGCTGGAGCTCTGGCTGCTGCGTTCTTCCTTATTTCGGGGGTTCGTGGTATGGAACGCGGTTCTGTCTCAAATCAGCGTGATGAAAATGGCAACGAAACATATGCTGATATGGAATTGCTTCGCTTGGCTGTCCCGCGCCGTGTGTTCACCCTTTCACAGGTGAAATATGTTATTGACCGTTTGAAATGGTTGTATGATAACCGGGAAATGATCGGTGGTTTGAAATTTTATTACGAACCTTCGGTGCTGCGCTTCTTTATGGGTAAGCTGGAGCCGACATCCGACTGGCCGCAAAAATTGGTGGCTAAATTCCGTGCCGATTTCGGTGATAGCCTGTAA
- a CDS encoding FKBP-type peptidyl-prolyl cis-trans isomerase: MSIQNNKMVSVTYDLYVGGENEEPELMEQATAQNPLTFCFGIGMMLAEFEKNLHGLKVSDTFDFKIDSKDAYGEYDDENLVDLPREIFEVDGKLDENMVFVGNVVPLMDSDGTRINAQVVEISDKTIKVDFNHPLAGETLHFKGSVLEVRDATEQELASFMGGGCSGGCSGCGGGCGDDHDAEGSSCGCGGDCDCK, from the coding sequence ATGAGTATTCAAAACAACAAAATGGTTTCAGTTACCTACGATTTATATGTCGGTGGTGAAAACGAGGAACCCGAATTAATGGAGCAGGCAACTGCACAAAATCCGCTTACCTTTTGCTTTGGTATCGGTATGATGCTTGCTGAATTTGAAAAGAATTTACATGGGCTTAAAGTTTCAGATACATTCGATTTCAAGATTGACAGCAAAGACGCTTACGGAGAATATGACGACGAGAATCTGGTTGATCTGCCCCGTGAAATCTTTGAAGTAGACGGTAAACTGGATGAAAATATGGTTTTTGTGGGCAACGTTGTTCCTTTGATGGACTCTGACGGCACCCGCATCAACGCTCAGGTTGTTGAAATCAGCGACAAAACTATCAAAGTTGACTTCAACCATCCTCTTGCAGGCGAAACTTTGCACTTCAAAGGCTCTGTACTGGAAGTTCGTGATGCTACAGAACAAGAACTGGCTTCATTTATGGGCGGCGGTTGCAGCGGTGGCTGTTCAGGCTGCGGCGGTGGTTGCGGCGACGACCATGATGCTGAAGGTTCAAGCTGTGGCTGTGGCGGCGATTGCGACTGCAAATAA
- the aroC gene encoding chorismate synthase: MSNTFGNIYKLTSYGESHGAAVGGVIDGCPAGIEIDMEFIQNELNRRRPGQSNIVTPRKEPDEVEFLSGIFEGKTTGVPIGFIIRNTNQHSSDYDNLRETYRPSHADFTYQTKYGVRDHRGGGRSSARETIARVVAGAIAKLALRSTGVQINAFTSQVGSIALPGRYTDYDLGKTEESIVRCPDPATSDKMEELIREIRKNGDTIGGIITCVAKNVPVGWGEPVFGKLHAALGGAMLSINAVKGFDYGSGFDGIPYKGSESNDVFINQDGKITTTTNRSGGIQGGISNGQDIYFRVVFKPVATILMEQETVDIHGNETVLKARGRHDACVLPRAVPIVEAMTAMTLLDYCLLAKTNH, from the coding sequence ATGTCCAACACTTTCGGAAATATATACAAATTAACCTCTTATGGCGAATCGCATGGCGCTGCTGTAGGCGGAGTGATTGACGGATGCCCTGCCGGTATCGAAATCGACATGGAGTTTATTCAGAACGAACTGAACCGGCGCCGTCCGGGACAGTCTAACATTGTTACTCCACGCAAAGAACCCGACGAAGTGGAATTTCTTTCCGGAATTTTTGAAGGTAAAACAACGGGTGTTCCTATCGGATTCATCATTCGTAACACCAACCAGCATTCATCCGATTACGATAATCTTCGCGAAACATACCGCCCTTCACACGCCGATTTTACATATCAGACCAAATATGGAGTGCGCGATCACCGTGGAGGAGGCCGCAGCTCAGCGCGCGAAACCATTGCTCGAGTGGTTGCCGGTGCTATTGCCAAACTTGCACTCCGTTCAACCGGGGTTCAGATCAACGCGTTCACCTCTCAGGTAGGTTCAATTGCGCTTCCGGGCCGCTATACCGATTACGATCTGGGCAAAACGGAAGAGAGCATTGTACGCTGTCCGGATCCTGCCACTTCCGACAAAATGGAAGAGCTGATCCGCGAAATACGCAAAAACGGAGATACCATCGGCGGCATTATTACCTGCGTGGCCAAAAACGTTCCTGTGGGTTGGGGAGAACCGGTATTCGGAAAGCTTCATGCTGCACTGGGAGGCGCCATGCTCTCGATCAACGCAGTAAAAGGCTTTGATTATGGAAGCGGCTTTGACGGAATCCCTTACAAAGGATCGGAATCCAACGACGTTTTTATCAACCAGGATGGCAAAATAACCACCACAACCAACCGTTCGGGTGGTATTCAGGGTGGCATTTCCAATGGTCAGGACATCTATTTCCGGGTGGTATTCAAACCGGTTGCCACGATCCTGATGGAACAAGAAACCGTAGATATCCATGGCAATGAAACTGTACTGAAGGCTCGTGGTCGTCATGATGCCTGCGTTCTGCCCCGTGCTGTACCTATCGTGGAAGCAATGACTGCAATGACCTTGCTTGACTACTGTTTACTTGCAAAAACAAACCACTGA
- a CDS encoding SGNH/GDSL hydrolase family protein: MKNFIIKSGIIVALLLSCHFTHAQDWPNLSRFANENAALKAPAKNEVRIVFMGNSITEGWIKKHPDFFAGKPYLDRGISGQTTPQMLIRFRADVIHLQPKVVVILAGTNDIAGNTGPSTLEMIEDNIASMTEIAQANGIKVVLSSVLPVYDYPWKKGLQPAEKIIALNAWIKEYCAKKKIIYVDYFSAMVDERKGLKAELTYDGVHPNLAGYMVMEPLVEKAIQKALSK; the protein is encoded by the coding sequence ATGAAAAATTTCATTATCAAATCCGGCATTATCGTTGCCTTATTGCTTAGTTGCCATTTTACTCACGCACAGGATTGGCCCAATTTAAGCAGATTCGCCAACGAGAATGCAGCCCTGAAAGCACCTGCAAAAAATGAAGTGAGAATTGTCTTTATGGGAAACTCCATCACTGAAGGATGGATTAAGAAACATCCCGACTTTTTCGCCGGCAAACCTTATCTCGACAGAGGAATAAGCGGACAGACCACACCGCAAATGCTGATTCGTTTTCGTGCCGATGTAATCCACCTGCAACCCAAAGTTGTGGTGATACTTGCAGGTACGAATGACATTGCAGGCAACACCGGCCCGTCAACATTGGAAATGATTGAAGACAATATTGCCTCTATGACTGAAATAGCTCAGGCCAACGGAATCAAAGTGGTTCTTTCGTCTGTACTTCCCGTATATGACTATCCATGGAAGAAAGGATTGCAACCTGCCGAAAAAATCATCGCTTTAAATGCATGGATCAAAGAATATTGCGCAAAGAAAAAGATCATTTATGTGGATTATTTCAGCGCAATGGTTGATGAACGCAAAGGATTAAAAGCCGAACTGACTTACGATGGTGTTCACCCTAACCTTGCCGGCTACATGGTGATGGAACCTTTAGTAGAAAAAGCTATTCAAAAAGCATTGTCAAAATAA
- a CDS encoding O-acetyl-ADP-ribose deacetylase yields the protein MQSSNSRIEVLKGDITKVRVDVVVNAANSSLMGGGGVDGAIHRAGGPAILEECKRIVARQGDCPTGEAVITTGGNLPAKYVIHTVGPVWYGGSHQEEEKLAECYRNSLALAVANHCKTIAFPNISTGIYHFPKEKAAHIAVRTVLDFLQKETSIEKVIFVCFDAENESLIRKEMDQTR from the coding sequence ATGCAATCTTCAAACAGTCGCATAGAAGTGCTAAAGGGCGACATCACAAAGGTTCGTGTTGATGTCGTTGTAAATGCAGCCAATTCGTCGCTTATGGGAGGCGGAGGAGTGGATGGAGCAATACATCGTGCGGGAGGACCGGCAATTCTCGAAGAGTGCAAGCGTATTGTTGCCCGGCAGGGAGACTGCCCTACCGGCGAAGCCGTAATCACAACAGGAGGTAATCTGCCCGCTAAATATGTCATACATACCGTCGGACCGGTTTGGTACGGAGGTAGCCATCAGGAAGAAGAAAAGCTTGCCGAATGTTATCGGAATTCCTTGGCACTTGCCGTTGCCAATCATTGTAAGACCATCGCCTTTCCCAATATCAGCACCGGCATCTATCACTTTCCTAAGGAAAAAGCTGCTCATATTGCAGTCCGCACCGTGCTGGACTTCCTTCAAAAAGAGACGTCAATCGAAAAGGTGATTTTTGTCTGCTTCGATGCTGAAAACGAAAGTCTTATCCGCAAAGAGATGGATCAGACACGTTAA